The following proteins are encoded in a genomic region of Bacillus sp. FJAT-22090:
- a CDS encoding PIN/TRAM domain-containing protein codes for MLKWIIQIAFILIGGTLGLIFLPHLYELINLSNNPWIHNPYVSVIIGAIILYVAALFLTDYLINFIRWMEERLLKAPIGDLLFGTLGLVIGLIVAFLLGTAINNIAIPGIGSVVPVLLSIVLGYLGFQVGFKKRDELLQVFTPTKQSGTKKKTQEEEEQGLITGTYKLLDTSVIIDGRIADISQTGFMEGILVVPQFVLTELQHIADSSDTLKRTRGRRGLDVLKTLQTERASAVKIVEDDFEDIQEVDMKLMRLAKKMNGIVVTNDFNLNKVCDLHQVRVLNINDLANAVKPVVIPGEIMHVVVIKDGKEHNQGVAYLDDGTMIVVEGGKSYIGQALNVEVTSVLQTSAGRMIFAKPQDSK; via the coding sequence TTGTTAAAATGGATTATTCAAATTGCATTCATTTTAATAGGAGGTACATTAGGGTTAATATTTTTACCGCACTTATATGAACTTATAAATTTATCCAATAACCCTTGGATTCATAATCCATATGTATCTGTTATTATCGGTGCAATCATACTTTACGTTGCAGCATTATTTTTAACAGACTATTTAATTAATTTCATACGATGGATGGAAGAGCGTCTTTTGAAAGCCCCTATAGGTGACTTACTGTTTGGTACATTGGGGCTCGTCATTGGTTTGATTGTTGCATTTTTACTTGGAACAGCTATTAATAATATTGCTATACCAGGTATAGGCTCGGTTGTGCCGGTGCTTTTATCTATTGTACTTGGTTATTTAGGTTTTCAAGTAGGGTTTAAAAAGCGGGATGAGCTTTTGCAAGTTTTTACTCCTACCAAGCAATCAGGAACTAAGAAGAAAACTCAAGAGGAAGAAGAGCAAGGTTTAATCACTGGAACATATAAACTTCTTGATACTAGCGTTATAATTGATGGACGTATTGCGGATATTTCACAAACTGGATTTATGGAAGGTATATTGGTAGTTCCGCAATTTGTACTAACTGAGTTACAGCATATAGCAGACTCTTCAGATACATTAAAAAGAACTAGAGGACGTCGAGGGCTAGATGTATTGAAAACATTACAAACAGAACGTGCTTCTGCAGTAAAGATTGTAGAGGATGATTTCGAAGACATTCAAGAAGTAGACATGAAGCTTATGCGTTTAGCGAAGAAGATGAATGGCATTGTTGTAACGAATGACTTCAACTTAAACAAAGTTTGCGATCTTCATCAGGTGCGGGTACTTAACATTAATGATCTGGCAAATGCGGTTAAACCAGTCGTTATTCCCGGGGAAATAATGCATGTAGTCGTAATTAAGGATGGCAAGGAGCATAACCAAGGTGTTGCTTACCTAGACGATGGTACGATGATTGTTGTAGAAGGTGGGAAATCATATATTGGACAAGCGTTGAATGTGGAAGTGACAAGTGTACTTCAAACTTCAGCAGGTCGAATGATTTTTGCTAAACCACAAGACTCGAAATAA
- the ispD gene encoding 2-C-methyl-D-erythritol 4-phosphate cytidylyltransferase, with protein MYTVLLPAAGSGKRMGAGQNKLFLKLRDVPILIHTLRVFENDPMCQHIVLAVKKEEQTYIEQLLLKHEITKVAAITEGGAERQHSVYACLKASPSQGIVLVHDAARPFIKRGVIHQLVETATQSRAAVAAVRAKDTMKKVGNGIIQETVDRESLWIIQTPQAFQFELLEKAERLANEEGYLGTDEAMLVERLGESVHIVESTYDNVKMTTKEDLLFGEVILNKMEQEER; from the coding sequence ATGTATACGGTATTATTACCCGCTGCAGGCAGTGGGAAGCGCATGGGAGCAGGGCAGAATAAGCTTTTTTTGAAGTTGAGAGATGTTCCAATTTTAATACATACTTTGCGCGTTTTTGAGAATGACCCCATGTGTCAACACATTGTGTTAGCGGTTAAAAAAGAGGAACAGACATACATTGAACAATTATTATTGAAACACGAGATTACAAAAGTAGCAGCTATTACAGAAGGAGGAGCAGAACGTCAGCATAGTGTATATGCTTGTTTAAAAGCTTCTCCAAGCCAAGGGATTGTACTTGTACATGACGCAGCAAGACCGTTTATTAAACGAGGGGTTATTCACCAGCTTGTTGAAACTGCTACTCAATCGAGAGCAGCGGTAGCGGCAGTTCGCGCCAAAGATACGATGAAAAAAGTGGGAAATGGTATAATTCAAGAAACAGTAGATCGAGAAAGTTTATGGATTATTCAAACACCACAAGCTTTTCAGTTTGAGCTATTAGAAAAAGCAGAGCGTTTGGCAAATGAAGAAGGCTATTTAGGGACAGATGAAGCGATGCTAGTCGAACGTTTAGGAGAAAGTGTACATATCGTGGAAAGTACATACGATAATGTAAAAATGACTACGAAAGAAGATCTCCTTTTTGGTGAAGTGATTTTAAATAAAATGGAGCAGGAGGAACGATAA
- the ispF gene encoding 2-C-methyl-D-erythritol 2,4-cyclodiphosphate synthase, whose amino-acid sequence MIRVGQGFDVHEFAENRPLIIGGVTIPYERGLIGHSDADVLLHTITDAALGAIGEGDIGKHFPDTDPDFKDADSAKLLEHIWKLVDARGYKLGNIDCTIIAQKPKMAPYIEAIRVRVAELLQADVSQVNVKATTTEKLGFTGREEGIASMATILLIKKD is encoded by the coding sequence ATGATACGAGTTGGACAAGGATTTGACGTACATGAATTTGCGGAAAATCGCCCTTTAATAATTGGAGGAGTTACAATTCCTTACGAAAGAGGACTAATTGGACATTCAGATGCAGATGTATTGCTTCATACGATTACAGATGCAGCACTTGGAGCAATTGGTGAAGGGGATATCGGCAAACATTTCCCGGATACAGATCCTGATTTTAAAGATGCAGATTCAGCCAAGCTATTGGAGCATATTTGGAAACTAGTAGATGCTCGCGGATACAAATTAGGTAATATCGATTGTACGATTATTGCACAAAAGCCTAAAATGGCACCCTATATTGAGGCAATTCGTGTGCGTGTGGCGGAGTTGCTTCAAGCGGATGTATCCCAAGTAAATGTGAAGGCAACAACAACAGAAAAGCTTGGATTTACAGGACGTGAAGAAGGAATTGCTTCAATGGCGACAATATTGCTTATAAAGAAAGACTAA
- the gltX gene encoding glutamate--tRNA ligase, with amino-acid sequence MTQEVRVRYAPSPTGYLHIGGARTALFNYLFARHNNGKFIVRIEDTDIERNVEGGELSQLENLKWLGIEYDESVDIGGPYAPYRQMERLDIYTKHAEEMLEKGQAYKCFCTSEELEAEREVQKANGIAAPMYNGKCRHLSATEVQEKENAGMPYTIRMRVPENVTYTFEDLVRGSVTFESKDIGDWVLVKANGIPTYNYAVVLDDHFMKISHVFRGEEHLSNTPKQLMIFDAFGWEYPAYGHMTLIINENRKKLSKRDESIIQFVTQYKDLGYLPEAMFNFFALLGWSPEGEEEIFSKEEIIKIFDVNRLSKSPSMFDKQKLTWMNNQYIKQLPLEKVVQLALPHLQKAELLPAELSEEQHAWATKLIALYHDQMSFGAEIVELSSQFFEHEIAYTEEAEEVLAGEQVSEVMAAFKAKLETLEIFEAAEIKAAIKAVQKETGHKGKNLFMPIRVVTTGQTHGPELADAISLIGKDNVIARVAKYAKQ; translated from the coding sequence ATGACACAAGAAGTTCGCGTACGATACGCGCCAAGTCCAACAGGGTATTTACATATCGGAGGGGCACGAACAGCATTATTTAACTATTTATTTGCACGTCACAATAACGGGAAGTTTATCGTTCGTATCGAGGATACAGATATTGAACGTAATGTAGAAGGTGGCGAGTTATCTCAGCTTGAAAATCTTAAATGGTTAGGTATCGAATATGACGAGTCAGTTGATATTGGTGGACCATACGCACCTTATCGTCAAATGGAACGACTAGATATTTATACAAAGCATGCTGAAGAAATGTTAGAAAAAGGGCAGGCGTATAAATGTTTCTGTACTTCAGAGGAATTAGAAGCAGAACGTGAAGTGCAAAAAGCAAACGGTATAGCTGCGCCTATGTACAACGGTAAATGTCGTCATTTATCTGCAACAGAAGTCCAAGAAAAAGAAAATGCAGGTATGCCTTATACTATCCGTATGCGTGTTCCTGAAAATGTAACCTACACATTTGAGGATTTAGTTCGTGGATCCGTTACTTTTGAATCCAAAGATATTGGTGACTGGGTACTTGTAAAAGCAAATGGCATTCCAACATATAACTATGCGGTAGTTTTAGATGATCACTTTATGAAAATTTCCCATGTATTCCGTGGGGAAGAGCATTTATCTAACACTCCAAAACAATTAATGATATTTGATGCGTTTGGGTGGGAATATCCTGCATACGGTCACATGACGTTAATCATTAATGAAAATCGTAAAAAGCTTTCAAAACGTGACGAGTCTATTATTCAATTTGTTACGCAATACAAAGATCTAGGTTACTTACCTGAAGCAATGTTCAACTTCTTTGCACTTTTAGGATGGTCTCCTGAAGGGGAAGAAGAGATATTCTCTAAAGAGGAAATTATAAAAATATTTGATGTGAATCGTTTATCTAAATCACCTTCCATGTTTGATAAACAAAAATTAACGTGGATGAATAATCAATATATTAAGCAATTACCACTTGAAAAAGTAGTGCAACTAGCATTGCCACACTTACAAAAGGCGGAGCTACTTCCAGCAGAACTATCGGAGGAACAACATGCTTGGGCAACGAAGCTTATTGCTCTATACCACGATCAAATGAGCTTTGGTGCTGAAATAGTTGAATTGTCATCACAGTTCTTTGAACATGAGATTGCATATACTGAAGAAGCGGAAGAAGTGTTAGCAGGTGAACAAGTTTCAGAGGTAATGGCTGCATTCAAAGCAAAGTTAGAAACTTTAGAAATATTTGAAGCAGCTGAAATTAAAGCTGCGATCAAAGCAGTTCAAAAAGAAACTGGCCATAAAGGGAAAAATTTATTTATGCCAATCCGTGTAGTAACAACTGGTCAAACACATGGTCCTGAGTTGGCAGATGCTATCAGTCTTATCGGAAAAGATAATGTAATTGCTCGAGTGGCTAAATACGCAAAACAATAA
- the cysE gene encoding serine O-acetyltransferase has protein sequence MFERIKEDIAVVFEQDPAATSILEVVLTYSGLHAIWSHRIAHAFYNKKLFFLARVISQISRFFTGIEIHPGAKIGRRFFIDHGMGVVIGETCEIGEDCTIYQGVTLGGTGKEKGKRHPTLANNVLIATGAKVLGSITIGENSKVGAGSVVLKDVPMNSTVVGIPGVVVIQDGVKVKQNAHHQDLNHQDLPDPFADRCREMEYEIKNLQEEVERLKKEKEISIHGNTNF, from the coding sequence ATGTTTGAGCGAATCAAAGAAGACATAGCAGTTGTATTTGAACAAGATCCTGCAGCAACAAGTATCCTGGAAGTAGTATTAACATACTCGGGTTTACATGCTATTTGGAGTCATCGGATTGCACACGCTTTTTATAATAAGAAATTATTTTTCCTCGCACGTGTTATTTCGCAAATTAGCCGATTTTTCACTGGTATTGAAATTCACCCGGGTGCGAAGATTGGAAGACGTTTTTTTATCGACCACGGAATGGGTGTTGTCATCGGGGAAACCTGTGAAATAGGGGAAGATTGTACGATATATCAAGGTGTCACATTGGGTGGTACAGGAAAAGAAAAAGGAAAAAGACATCCTACGCTTGCCAATAATGTATTAATAGCAACTGGTGCCAAAGTGTTAGGTTCGATTACAATTGGAGAAAATAGTAAGGTGGGAGCAGGGTCTGTTGTTTTAAAAGATGTTCCAATGAACTCAACAGTAGTTGGTATACCTGGAGTAGTTGTAATTCAAGATGGAGTGAAAGTAAAGCAAAATGCACATCATCAAGATTTGAATCACCAAGACTTACCGGATCCGTTCGCTGATCGATGTAGAGAGATGGAGTATGAAATAAAAAATTTACAAGAAGAAGTAGAAAGACTTAAAAAGGAAAAGGAGATAAGTATACATGGCAATACAAATTTTTAA
- the cysS gene encoding cysteine--tRNA ligase: protein MAIQIFNTLKREKEPFVPMEEGKVKMYVCGPTVYNYIHIGNARPVIVYDTVRKYLQYRGYEVTYVSNFTDVDDKIIKAANELGEEVSELTERFIEAYFADVEALGCNRADSHPRVTDHMTEIIDFIKVLEEKGYAYESQGDVYYRTRKFEGYGKLSHQSVDDLKVGARIEAGEKKEDALDFALWKAAKPGEIFWESPWGQGRPGWHIECSVMAREVLGDTIDIHAGGQDLTFPHHENEIAQSEARTGKTFARYWMHNGYINIDNEKMSKSLGNFVLVNDIRQNIDPQVLRLFMLSVHYRHPINYSGDLVEQAEAGLERIRTSYANVLHRLDATADLGDHHDIWMHKIGEVKEQFITAMDDDFNTANGIAAVFELSKLANTYLLEKQTSENVLKQFLTIFDELTTVLGISLQQEKEVLDEEIDALIEERNQARKNRNFARADEIRDQLKEMNIILEDTAQGIRWKRG, encoded by the coding sequence ATGGCAATACAAATTTTTAATACATTAAAACGTGAAAAAGAACCCTTTGTACCAATGGAAGAGGGAAAGGTAAAAATGTATGTTTGTGGACCAACAGTATATAACTACATTCATATCGGGAATGCTCGTCCAGTGATCGTATACGATACGGTACGAAAATATTTGCAATATCGAGGATATGAAGTAACGTACGTATCCAACTTCACAGATGTGGATGACAAAATTATTAAAGCTGCAAATGAGTTAGGTGAAGAGGTTTCTGAGTTAACAGAACGTTTTATTGAAGCTTATTTTGCAGACGTAGAGGCATTAGGATGCAACCGAGCTGATTCGCACCCTCGTGTGACCGATCACATGACCGAAATAATAGATTTTATTAAAGTGTTAGAAGAAAAAGGCTATGCGTATGAATCTCAAGGTGATGTATACTACCGCACAAGAAAGTTTGAAGGTTATGGAAAGCTTTCTCACCAATCGGTCGATGATTTAAAAGTTGGTGCACGCATCGAGGCCGGTGAAAAGAAAGAAGATGCTTTAGACTTTGCATTATGGAAAGCTGCGAAGCCAGGAGAGATTTTCTGGGAGAGCCCATGGGGCCAAGGACGTCCAGGGTGGCACATTGAATGTTCGGTAATGGCTCGAGAAGTACTAGGTGATACAATTGATATCCATGCTGGTGGGCAAGATTTAACTTTCCCACATCATGAAAATGAAATTGCACAATCAGAAGCAAGAACAGGTAAAACATTTGCGAGATATTGGATGCATAATGGCTACATCAATATTGACAATGAAAAAATGTCTAAATCACTAGGTAACTTCGTTTTAGTAAATGATATTCGTCAAAATATTGATCCACAAGTATTGCGTTTATTCATGCTGAGTGTACATTATCGTCACCCAATTAACTATTCCGGTGATTTAGTAGAACAAGCGGAAGCTGGCCTAGAACGTATCCGTACATCGTATGCAAATGTGTTACATCGCTTAGACGCTACAGCGGACTTAGGTGACCATCATGATATTTGGATGCACAAAATAGGAGAAGTAAAAGAGCAATTTATCACTGCAATGGATGACGATTTTAACACAGCGAACGGAATTGCTGCAGTTTTTGAATTATCTAAGCTAGCAAATACGTATCTATTAGAAAAACAGACTTCTGAAAATGTGTTAAAGCAATTCTTAACAATTTTTGATGAACTGACTACAGTATTGGGAATTTCTCTCCAACAAGAAAAAGAAGTATTGGATGAAGAAATTGATGCATTAATAGAAGAACGAAATCAAGCGAGAAAGAATCGCAATTTTGCTCGTGCAGATGAAATAAGAGATCAATTAAAAGAAATGAATATTATTTTAGAAGATACAGCGCAAGGTATCCGATGGAAAAGAGGATAA
- a CDS encoding Mini-ribonuclease 3: protein MTNFKLSDVKQLNSLALAYMGDAVFEQVVREHLIRSGRVKPNILHREGTKYVSAKAQATIVHELLDKKILTEEELAVLKRGRNAKSGTVPKNTDVQTYHYSTAFEALVGSLYLSEQKERLEELLLFSIEFIDGQKGEKK, encoded by the coding sequence ATGACTAACTTTAAGTTATCCGATGTTAAACAATTAAACTCGTTAGCTTTAGCTTATATGGGAGATGCTGTCTTCGAACAAGTCGTTCGAGAGCATCTCATTCGTTCTGGTCGAGTTAAGCCAAACATATTGCACAGAGAAGGAACTAAGTATGTATCTGCAAAAGCACAGGCGACGATTGTTCACGAGCTTTTAGATAAAAAAATCCTAACAGAAGAGGAACTTGCGGTATTAAAAAGGGGTAGAAATGCAAAGTCTGGTACTGTACCGAAAAATACAGATGTCCAAACATATCATTATAGTACTGCGTTTGAAGCATTAGTAGGAAGCTTATATCTAAGTGAGCAAAAAGAACGGTTGGAAGAATTACTTCTATTTTCAATTGAATTTATTGACGGACAGAAAGGGGAGAAGAAGTAA
- the rlmB gene encoding 23S rRNA (guanosine(2251)-2'-O)-methyltransferase RlmB, with protein sequence MAENTEQTGEIIAGKNPVVEALRSGRDMNKVWIAEGIQKSGVSEIIQLAKEAGIIVQFVPKKKLDNLTDANHQGIVASVAAYRYAELDDLFELAASKQEDPLFIILDEIEDPHNLGSIMRTADAVGAHGIIIPKRRAVGLTAVVAKASTGAIEHIPVYRAGNLAQTVDELKERGVWIAGTDATKSTDYRHMDATLPLALIIGSEGKGMSRLLKDKCDFLYHLPMVGHVTSLNASVAASILLYEVLRVRRPL encoded by the coding sequence ATGGCAGAGAATACAGAACAAACGGGAGAAATTATCGCTGGGAAAAACCCCGTTGTAGAAGCGCTACGTTCAGGAAGAGATATGAATAAAGTGTGGATTGCTGAAGGCATACAAAAAAGCGGAGTCTCGGAAATAATTCAATTAGCTAAGGAAGCGGGAATCATCGTTCAATTCGTTCCAAAAAAGAAATTAGATAACTTGACCGATGCCAATCACCAAGGGATCGTTGCTTCGGTTGCAGCTTATCGATATGCGGAACTGGATGATTTGTTTGAATTAGCTGCAAGTAAACAAGAAGATCCTCTTTTTATAATTTTGGATGAAATCGAAGATCCACATAATCTTGGGTCTATTATGAGAACAGCAGATGCGGTTGGGGCACACGGTATTATAATTCCAAAAAGACGTGCTGTGGGACTAACTGCAGTTGTTGCTAAGGCATCTACTGGAGCAATTGAGCATATTCCGGTGTATCGAGCTGGAAATCTAGCGCAAACGGTGGATGAGTTAAAAGAACGTGGAGTTTGGATTGCAGGGACAGATGCTACAAAGTCCACTGACTATCGTCATATGGATGCAACACTTCCATTAGCGCTTATTATTGGTAGTGAAGGTAAAGGGATGAGTCGTTTATTAAAAGATAAGTGTGATTTCTTATACCATTTACCAATGGTCGGTCATGTAACAAGTTTAAATGCGTCTGTTGCTGCGTCTATACTTTTATACGAAGTATTGCGTGTAAGACGTCCTCTTTAA